In the Micromonospora narathiwatensis genome, one interval contains:
- a CDS encoding TIGR02611 family protein — protein MSVERGERGAGDGHREASGVAVEPPPRGRWRGRLHTTLDLIRANPTGRITLKIFIALVGAIVVTIGIALIPLPGPGWLIVIAGLGIWALEFIWARRLLTFTRRNVHAWTRWVLRQSLPVRFLLGVVGLVFVAVVVWLSLKYSLGIDVVARLLHYLATN, from the coding sequence GTGTCTGTGGAGCGCGGTGAACGGGGCGCCGGCGACGGCCACCGGGAAGCCTCCGGCGTCGCCGTCGAGCCACCGCCCCGAGGCCGCTGGCGGGGCCGCTTGCACACCACCCTCGACCTGATCCGGGCCAACCCCACCGGCCGGATCACCCTCAAGATCTTCATTGCCCTCGTCGGCGCCATCGTGGTCACCATCGGTATCGCACTCATCCCGCTGCCCGGACCCGGCTGGCTGATTGTGATCGCCGGGCTCGGCATCTGGGCCCTCGAGTTCATCTGGGCCCGCCGGCTGCTCACCTTCACCCGACGGAACGTGCACGCCTGGACGCGCTGGGTGCTCCGGCAGTCACTCCCGGTGCGCTTTCTGTTGGGCGTGGTCGGGCTGGTGTTCGTGGCCGTGGTGGTGTGGCTGTCGCTCAAGTACAGCCTCGGCATCGACGTGGTGGCACGGCTGCTGCACTACCTCGCGACCAACTGA